The Lysobacter enzymogenes genome window below encodes:
- a CDS encoding hybrid sensor histidine kinase/response regulator, translating into MLGRCRCLLLLLLCALACIEQADARLPETPRFRRFGQEQGLPKSVVAAELDHQGYLWMATEDGLARYDGVEFSLWRHTIGLSGSLPDNMLEDLFIDAGDRVWVASRNGLSVLGADRKEFERISFTGVNADCSDNVTFVTGTPDAAIWTATYDGHLCRISPDGRSVERFRSGVGAGERLPRGPITALMADPRGRLLVGTMGGLARYDGSRFERIGRDETAGFTVGELSQDADGSIWVGSDHGLFRLDSDDRMTPAPWKLGEDANNGIVVSDLSGGRWIGTTAGLYRVDAEDNVRLLQDDAGDGVWDRRSGVLQMLRDEEGGIWVVTYSQGLIYLPPDWNRFASVTSVGGRQIDRLDARDIASDGDGGFWMLSATDLYRLRAGSGTLEPVADSRGFGLKWMHTVFARPDGRLWIGHSNGLSLFDPVSGQAHSWPLDPHKPRVDGTVWFLHELPDGGLWLWFSDGSVHRYTRDGDHLPPGEIEKTLGTAAFLTSPATFRPGPDGQPWFAGGTGLQRWDGDGFVAVPGGELGDIQAMSFAGPQRLWLARTGALEAYRWKDGLLTLERRIDNTNEYPDANVSGLVVSRNGTVWATTTRGLLMVSPDGRRLRLFGLGDGIPNVELTRTSPHRNADGVAAALSLDGMVLFDLDTPFPSARPPRLSLESLSVRREEDDWSLSPAGGAVELESDDRDFRVVARLMSFLDPRSHIYRFKLEGYDPDWIEQRANGERMFSRLDPGEYRLLVKAAGADGIWSEPVGFDLHVKPPWWRSTWAQLVFTVIGIGLIGIAAVAYRRRLGRRSAWQLAVHKREVAEQASLAKTRFLATLGHEVRTPMTGVLGMSELLLDTSLDEKQRGYTESIKRAGEHLLRLVNDALDLARIESGKLELQDRPFDLHALVEEAAGLMQPLARQRGLEFAVKITADAPAGLRGDPHRVSQILMNLLGNAIKFTEEGRVGLRVSALSPQGVRFEVSDTGPGLNDEQKARLFRRFEQAEGARTAARYGGSGLGLAICQELAAAMDGQVSVVSQAGQGARFVLDLPLPSAEPPPPSPSQMRDRYSPRVPVAPERSVPRAILLVEDDATVAEVIAGLLRTQGHRVAHVANGLAALAETATARFDLALLDLDLPGINGLDLARQLRMQGFSRPLVAVTARADADAEPQARRAGFDLFLRKPVTGAMLAEAIETVLAQADEP; encoded by the coding sequence GTGCTGGGACGTTGTCGCTGTCTGCTCCTGTTGCTGCTGTGCGCGCTGGCGTGCATCGAACAGGCTGACGCGCGCCTGCCGGAAACGCCGCGCTTCCGCCGTTTCGGCCAGGAACAGGGCTTGCCCAAGTCGGTGGTCGCGGCCGAGCTCGACCACCAGGGCTATCTGTGGATGGCCACCGAGGACGGGCTGGCGCGCTACGACGGCGTCGAATTCAGCCTGTGGCGCCACACCATCGGCCTGTCCGGTTCGCTGCCGGACAACATGCTCGAAGACCTTTTCATCGATGCCGGCGACCGCGTCTGGGTCGCCAGCCGCAACGGCCTGAGCGTGCTCGGCGCCGACCGCAAGGAGTTCGAGCGGATCTCCTTCACCGGCGTCAACGCCGATTGCAGCGACAACGTCACCTTCGTCACCGGCACCCCGGACGCGGCGATCTGGACCGCGACCTACGACGGCCACCTGTGCCGGATCTCGCCCGACGGCCGCAGCGTGGAGCGCTTCCGCTCCGGCGTCGGCGCCGGCGAGCGCCTGCCGCGCGGGCCGATCACCGCGCTGATGGCCGACCCGCGCGGGCGCTTGCTGGTCGGCACGATGGGCGGGCTGGCGCGCTACGACGGCAGCCGCTTCGAACGCATCGGCCGCGACGAAACCGCCGGCTTCACCGTCGGCGAACTGTCGCAGGACGCCGACGGCTCGATCTGGGTCGGCAGCGACCACGGCCTGTTCCGCCTCGACAGCGACGACCGCATGACCCCGGCGCCGTGGAAGCTCGGCGAGGACGCCAACAACGGCATCGTGGTCAGCGACTTGTCCGGCGGCCGCTGGATCGGCACCACCGCCGGCCTGTACCGGGTCGACGCCGAAGACAACGTGCGCCTGCTCCAGGACGACGCCGGCGACGGCGTCTGGGACCGCCGCAGCGGCGTGCTGCAGATGCTGCGCGACGAAGAAGGCGGCATCTGGGTGGTGACCTATTCGCAGGGCCTGATCTACCTGCCGCCGGACTGGAACCGCTTCGCCTCGGTGACCTCGGTCGGCGGCCGCCAGATCGACCGGCTCGACGCGCGCGACATCGCCTCCGACGGCGACGGCGGCTTCTGGATGCTCAGCGCGACCGACCTGTACCGCCTGCGCGCCGGCAGCGGCACGCTGGAACCGGTCGCCGACAGCCGCGGCTTCGGGCTGAAGTGGATGCACACCGTATTCGCGCGTCCCGACGGGCGGCTGTGGATCGGCCATTCCAACGGCCTGAGCCTGTTCGACCCGGTGTCCGGACAGGCGCACAGCTGGCCGCTGGATCCGCACAAGCCGCGCGTCGACGGCACGGTCTGGTTCCTGCACGAACTGCCCGACGGCGGGCTGTGGCTGTGGTTCTCCGACGGCAGCGTGCATCGCTACACCCGCGACGGCGACCACTTGCCGCCGGGCGAGATCGAAAAAACCCTCGGCACCGCCGCGTTCCTGACCAGCCCGGCGACGTTCCGCCCCGGCCCCGACGGCCAGCCGTGGTTCGCCGGCGGCACCGGCCTGCAGCGCTGGGACGGCGACGGTTTCGTCGCCGTGCCCGGCGGCGAACTCGGCGACATCCAGGCGATGAGTTTCGCCGGCCCGCAGCGGCTGTGGCTGGCGCGCACCGGCGCGCTCGAGGCCTATCGCTGGAAGGACGGCCTGCTGACCCTGGAACGGCGCATCGACAACACCAACGAATATCCCGACGCCAACGTCTCGGGGCTGGTGGTGAGCCGCAACGGCACGGTCTGGGCGACCACCACGCGCGGCCTGCTGATGGTGTCGCCCGACGGCCGCCGGCTGCGCCTGTTCGGCCTCGGCGACGGCATCCCCAACGTCGAGCTGACCCGCACCAGCCCGCACCGCAACGCCGACGGCGTGGCCGCGGCGCTGTCGCTCGACGGCATGGTGCTGTTCGACCTGGACACGCCGTTCCCGAGCGCGCGGCCGCCGCGGCTGTCGCTGGAGAGCCTCAGCGTGCGCCGCGAGGAAGACGACTGGTCGCTGTCGCCGGCCGGCGGCGCGGTCGAACTGGAATCCGACGACCGCGATTTCCGCGTGGTCGCGCGGCTGATGTCGTTCCTGGATCCGCGTTCGCACATCTACCGCTTCAAGCTGGAAGGCTACGACCCGGACTGGATCGAGCAGCGCGCCAACGGCGAGCGCATGTTCTCGCGCCTGGATCCGGGCGAGTACCGCTTGCTGGTCAAGGCCGCCGGCGCCGACGGCATCTGGTCGGAACCGGTCGGCTTCGACCTGCACGTCAAGCCGCCGTGGTGGCGCTCGACCTGGGCGCAGTTGGTGTTCACCGTGATCGGCATCGGCCTGATCGGCATCGCCGCGGTCGCGTACCGCCGCCGCCTGGGCCGGCGCAGCGCGTGGCAGCTGGCGGTGCACAAGCGCGAAGTCGCCGAACAGGCGTCGTTGGCGAAGACCCGGTTCCTGGCGACGCTGGGGCATGAGGTGCGCACGCCGATGACCGGCGTGCTCGGCATGAGCGAGTTGTTGCTGGATACCTCGCTGGACGAAAAGCAGCGCGGCTACACGGAGTCGATCAAGCGCGCTGGCGAACACCTCTTGCGGTTGGTCAACGACGCGCTGGACCTGGCCCGGATCGAATCGGGCAAGCTGGAACTGCAGGACCGCCCGTTCGACCTGCACGCGCTGGTCGAGGAAGCCGCCGGGCTGATGCAGCCGCTGGCGCGCCAGCGCGGGCTCGAGTTCGCGGTCAAGATCACCGCCGACGCGCCGGCCGGCCTGCGCGGCGATCCGCACCGGGTCAGCCAGATCCTGATGAACCTGCTCGGCAACGCGATCAAGTTCACCGAGGAAGGCCGGGTCGGCCTGCGGGTCAGCGCGCTGTCGCCGCAGGGCGTGCGCTTCGAAGTCAGCGACACCGGCCCGGGCCTCAACGACGAACAAAAGGCGCGGCTGTTCCGCCGCTTCGAACAGGCCGAAGGCGCGCGCACCGCGGCGCGCTACGGCGGCAGCGGGCTGGGGCTGGCGATCTGCCAGGAACTGGCCGCGGCGATGGACGGGCAGGTCAGCGTGGTCAGTCAGGCCGGGCAGGGCGCGCGCTTCGTGCTCGACCTGCCGCTGCCGTCGGCCGAGCCGCCGCCGCCGTCGCCGTCGCAAATGCGCGACCGCTATTCGCCGCGGGTGCCGGTGGCGCCGGAGCGCAGCGTGCCGCGCGCGATCCTGCTGGTCGAGGACGACGCCACCGTGGCCGAAGTGATCGCCGGCCTGCTGCGCACCCAGGGCCATCGCGTCGCCCACGTCGCCAACGGTCTGGCGGCGCTGGCGGAAACCGCGACCGCGCGCTTCGATCTCGCCTTGCTCGATCTGGATTTGCCCGGCATCAACGGCCTGGACCTGGCCCGGCAGCTGCGCATGCAGGGTTTCTCGCGGCCGTTGGTCGCGGTGACCGCGCGCGCCGACGCCGATGCCGAACCGCAGGCGCGCCGCGCCGGGTTCGACCTGTTCCTGCGCAAGCCGGTCACCGGCGCGATGCTGGCCGAGGCGATCGAGACCGTGCTGGCGCAGGCGGACGAGCCGTGA
- a CDS encoding hybrid sensor histidine kinase/response regulator, translated as MQARLLCAPPRSGAPRPRARLRALLCAGLAAAASWLAAPPAAAGVPEAPRARIIGVADGLPSSKVNGMAFDHAGYLWLATTDGLARYDGVGMKVWRHVPGDPGSLPGNDLTLVNVDDRDRIWVAAEGRGLSMMDAHREGFVHYRRAEHPQIGSDDTFTVASRNGEVWFGTYGGGLHRIDRNGRIERFMPKDGDPRSLPSPTVLTLSFDARGELWIGTFKGLARWTGHDFERIALPGDDPAPWVFSIAPVGEQLWIGSKTGLHRRERDGRFSDPDYSGMFAQLNAVLSLAPDRDGSFWLGTQRSIWRATPQTVPAPMALGPARPARPVQQIVGQDDGSFWFPLAGVGVGYLRPDWRRIAQYSRERGSLSSELYTALAPSARGGFWLIGARGEIERLGQDGVVEPVSEGPHDALGKGGIPNTAVEDRQGRLWVATSRNNLIRIDPSGAWRDWGETAPDPVLPGEPDRMAIAPDGSLWISYLTQGLQQRDPDSGRVLATIAVGPEQGIGNGDFDNIGFAPDGTLWIASGEGLLSRDAKRNVMAPVPGLPRDRVFGFVFENKDSLWLQRLNGLERYQREGGRWELRDRAGVERGIPAVEGSGLFRDRGGRLWLPTARGLFRWDPQQLRLRRFGVQDGMSSQEFLRRASVLTADGTLAASLSDGSVVLIDTAWPDPKPRQPRLVWHQLDVRRHGRWVPLPLSRPVRPSGSERASRYEALPTLAPDDREMRVQMRLLSFDDPQANRYYTRLEGYDSDWVAVGESGERVFAGLPSGSYVLHARAIDASGNTAAERLLEFNVRPPWWRTPPALAALLGLLALAGWWGTMLYRRRLARRLNWQRAEHEREVAKQASLAKTRFLATLGHEVRTPMTGVLGMSELLLETPLDQKQRGYTESIRRAGEHLLRLVNDALDLARIESGKLELAHEPFDLRALVAQAADLMRPLAQQRGLRFDVDVAADAPGGLRGDASRVCQVLLNLLGNAIKFTDQGSVTLRVERLSPHGVRFEVSDTGPGLNEEQKQRLFRRFEQAEGARTAARYGGSGLGLAICQELAAAMEGQIAVHSEPGQGARFVFDLPLHEAQAPTPAATAAEPMLARPRIGPRAVLLVEDDPTVAEVIAGLLRTQGHRVAHVANGLAALAETATARFDLALLDLDLPGINGLDLARQLRAQGFAQPLVAVTARADAEAEPQARRAGFDRFLRKPVTGAMLAEALGEMFDPDE; from the coding sequence GCTGTTATGCGCGCCGCCGCGGTCGGGCGCGCCGCGCCCGCGCGCGCGGCTGCGGGCGCTGCTGTGCGCCGGCCTGGCCGCCGCCGCGTCCTGGCTCGCCGCGCCGCCGGCCGCTGCCGGCGTGCCCGAGGCGCCGCGCGCGCGCATCATCGGCGTCGCCGACGGGCTGCCGTCGAGCAAGGTCAACGGCATGGCGTTCGACCATGCCGGCTACCTGTGGCTGGCGACCACCGACGGCCTGGCCCGCTACGACGGCGTCGGCATGAAGGTGTGGCGGCACGTGCCGGGCGACCCCGGCTCGCTGCCCGGCAACGACCTGACCCTGGTCAACGTCGACGACCGCGACCGCATCTGGGTCGCTGCCGAGGGCCGCGGCCTGAGCATGATGGACGCGCACCGCGAAGGCTTCGTCCATTACCGCCGCGCCGAGCATCCGCAGATCGGCAGCGACGACACCTTCACCGTCGCCAGCCGCAACGGCGAGGTCTGGTTCGGCACTTACGGCGGCGGCCTGCACCGGATCGACCGCAACGGCCGGATCGAACGCTTCATGCCCAAGGACGGCGACCCGCGCAGCCTGCCGTCGCCGACCGTGCTGACCCTGAGCTTCGATGCGCGCGGCGAGTTGTGGATCGGCACCTTCAAGGGCCTGGCGCGCTGGACCGGCCACGATTTCGAACGCATCGCCCTGCCGGGCGACGACCCGGCGCCGTGGGTGTTCTCGATCGCGCCGGTCGGCGAGCAGCTGTGGATCGGCAGCAAGACCGGCCTGCACCGGCGCGAGCGCGACGGGCGCTTCAGCGATCCGGACTACAGCGGCATGTTCGCCCAGCTCAACGCGGTGCTGAGCCTGGCGCCGGACCGCGACGGCAGCTTCTGGCTCGGCACCCAGCGCAGCATCTGGCGGGCCACGCCGCAGACGGTGCCGGCGCCGATGGCGCTGGGACCGGCGCGGCCGGCGCGGCCGGTGCAGCAGATCGTCGGCCAGGACGACGGCTCGTTCTGGTTTCCGCTGGCCGGCGTCGGCGTCGGCTACCTGCGTCCGGACTGGCGCCGCATCGCCCAGTACTCGCGCGAACGCGGCAGCCTCAGCAGCGAGCTGTACACCGCGCTGGCGCCGTCGGCGCGCGGCGGCTTCTGGCTGATCGGCGCGCGCGGCGAGATCGAGCGGCTCGGCCAGGACGGCGTGGTCGAGCCGGTCAGCGAAGGCCCGCACGACGCGCTCGGCAAGGGCGGCATTCCGAACACCGCGGTCGAGGACCGGCAGGGCCGGCTGTGGGTGGCGACCAGCCGCAACAACCTGATCCGGATCGATCCGTCCGGCGCCTGGCGCGACTGGGGCGAGACCGCGCCCGACCCGGTCCTGCCCGGCGAGCCCGACCGCATGGCGATCGCGCCCGACGGCTCGCTGTGGATTTCCTACCTGACCCAGGGCCTGCAACAGCGCGACCCCGACAGCGGCCGGGTCCTGGCCACGATCGCGGTCGGCCCGGAGCAGGGCATCGGCAACGGCGACTTCGACAACATCGGCTTCGCCCCCGACGGCACGCTATGGATCGCCTCCGGCGAAGGCCTGCTGAGCCGCGACGCCAAGCGCAACGTCATGGCGCCGGTGCCGGGCCTGCCGCGCGACCGCGTGTTCGGCTTCGTGTTCGAGAACAAGGACAGCCTGTGGCTGCAACGGCTCAACGGCCTGGAGCGCTACCAGCGCGAAGGCGGCCGCTGGGAACTGCGCGACCGCGCCGGCGTGGAGCGCGGCATTCCCGCGGTCGAAGGCAGCGGCCTGTTCCGCGACCGCGGCGGGCGGCTGTGGCTGCCGACCGCGCGCGGCCTGTTCCGCTGGGATCCGCAGCAACTGCGCCTGCGCCGCTTCGGCGTGCAGGACGGCATGAGCAGCCAGGAGTTCCTGCGCCGCGCCAGCGTGCTGACCGCCGACGGCACTCTGGCCGCGTCGCTGTCGGACGGCAGCGTGGTGCTGATCGACACCGCCTGGCCGGATCCCAAGCCGCGCCAGCCGCGGCTGGTCTGGCACCAGCTCGACGTGCGCCGCCACGGCCGCTGGGTGCCGCTGCCGCTGAGCCGGCCGGTGCGGCCGTCGGGCTCCGAGCGCGCCTCGCGCTACGAAGCGCTGCCGACCCTGGCCCCGGACGACCGCGAGATGCGCGTGCAGATGCGCCTGCTGTCGTTCGACGATCCGCAGGCCAATCGCTACTACACCCGCCTGGAAGGCTACGACAGCGACTGGGTCGCGGTCGGCGAGAGCGGCGAGCGGGTGTTCGCCGGCCTGCCGTCGGGCAGCTACGTGCTGCACGCGCGCGCGATCGACGCCAGCGGCAACACCGCGGCCGAGCGCTTGCTGGAATTCAACGTGCGTCCGCCGTGGTGGCGCACGCCGCCGGCGCTGGCGGCGCTGCTGGGCCTGCTGGCGCTGGCGGGCTGGTGGGGCACGATGCTGTACCGGCGGCGATTGGCGCGCCGGCTCAACTGGCAGCGCGCCGAGCACGAGCGCGAAGTGGCCAAGCAGGCGTCGCTGGCGAAGACCCGGTTCCTGGCGACGCTGGGGCATGAGGTGCGCACGCCGATGACGGGCGTGTTGGGGATGAGCGAGTTGCTGCTCGAGACGCCGTTGGATCAAAAGCAGCGCGGCTACACGGAATCCATCCGTCGCGCTGGCGAACACCTCTTGCGGTTGGTCAACGACGCGCTGGATCTGGCCCGGATCGAATCGGGCAAGCTCGAACTCGCGCACGAACCGTTCGACCTGCGCGCGCTGGTCGCGCAGGCCGCGGACCTGATGCGGCCGCTGGCGCAGCAGCGCGGTTTGCGCTTCGACGTGGACGTGGCCGCCGACGCGCCGGGCGGCCTGCGCGGCGACGCCAGCCGGGTCTGTCAGGTGCTGCTGAACCTGCTCGGCAACGCGATCAAGTTCACCGACCAGGGCTCGGTCACGCTGCGCGTGGAGCGGCTGAGCCCGCACGGCGTGCGTTTCGAAGTCAGCGACACCGGCCCGGGCCTCAACGAAGAACAGAAGCAGCGCCTGTTCCGCCGTTTCGAACAGGCCGAAGGCGCGCGCACCGCGGCGCGTTACGGCGGCAGCGGGCTCGGGCTGGCGATCTGCCAGGAACTGGCCGCGGCGATGGAAGGGCAGATCGCGGTGCACAGCGAACCCGGCCAGGGCGCGCGCTTCGTGTTCGACCTGCCGCTGCACGAGGCGCAGGCGCCGACGCCGGCCGCGACCGCGGCCGAGCCGATGCTGGCGCGGCCGCGGATCGGCCCGCGCGCGGTGTTGCTGGTCGAAGACGATCCGACCGTGGCCGAAGTCATCGCCGGACTGCTGCGCACCCAGGGCCACCGCGTCGCGCATGTCGCCAACGGCCTGGCGGCGTTGGCGGAAACCGCGACGGCGCGGTTCGACCTGGCCCTGCTCGATCTCGACCTGCCCGGCATCAACGGCCTCGACCTGGCGCGGCAACTGCGCGCGCAGGGCTTCGCCCAACCCTTGGTCGCGGTGACCGCGCGCGCCGACGCCGAGGCCGAACCGCAGGCGCGCCGCGCCGGCTTCGACCGCTTCCTGCGCAAGCCGGTGACCGGGGCGATGCTGGCCGAGGCGCTGGGCGAGATGTTCGACCCCGACGAGTGA
- a CDS encoding hybrid sensor histidine kinase/response regulator yields MTVGVGVAALTRFGRGLRACAGAAALAWALCAAPASAGLPETPRPRQLTVADGLPSNTINRIAEDRHGYLWIATSEGLARYDGTGYRIWQREQGLRDNFVWAVHVDARNRVWVGTAQAGLAMLDPQRKRWTYFDRSNTPGLADDCVWSIASTADGALWFGTERGGLYRMDDSGKLQRFMPRAGDPRSLPGEGVISLNVAPDGALWAGTRGGAARWTGHDFERVPDGALKTNLINSVGFERDGTVWFSTTGGAGVRLPDGRYRADPWAAFAPKLRVMGVLHRDRTGQYWFDLPQGLGVGGPDGIEVVPLFSATSQGVVRPNWTGAYEDREGGLWFGSSGYGLWYLPPNWRQFSVLSRRLGDPASLANGDVRAIAPAADGDMWLVGSGAVLDKLNPETGAVEHFAKNFSDGFIPAHVLADRRGKVWISYYSGLVRIDPATRATRTWHLDRGDDRMIDGSIDLIESGDLIWLIGSAGVLQARDGEGRIRETLRAGERGLPASVVVPVGGHGPDGELWLAAGPALLRWDARERRFVPVPGLPRGTAVQHFVFADRERMWVGGFGTLDAYRWDGARLHREFGMDLRDGLPAAEARGLSVDANGLVWMTSKRGLVRVDPFARTARVYGVKDGLPSQEFSRAPVARRGDGRLLIGSPEGVVLFDPAMVKPIRAAPTLIVESIEVRRGSRKVAFATEDADARKALPGKIPAVTVADGDRDLRVVARLLSFNNSQSNRYRFRLSRFDPGWVDVGASGERVFSQLSPGDYRLQVMAKTADNVWTPPLTINLHVDSPWWWSWWAVVAAVALLALALAWILMAHRNRLQRRLAWQRAEHEREVAKQASLAKTRFLATLGHEVRTPMTGVLGMSELLLDTPLDQKQRGYTESIRRAGEHLLRLVNDALDLARIESGKLELAHEPFDLRALVAQAADLMQPLAQQRGLRFDVDIAADAPRGLRGDASRVCQILLNLLGNAIKFTDQGSVSLRVERLTPQGVRFQVADTGPGIDEEQKQRLFRRFEQAEGARTAARYGGSGLGLAISQELAAAMEGEIRVYSEPGLGARFVFDLPLAYAEPPAGAGGAGARVPPRPHAGPLAILLVEDDATVAEVIAGLLRTQGHRVTHVGNGLAALAETATARYDIALLDLDLPGINGLDLARQLRAQGFVQPLVAVTARADADAEPQAADAGFDRFVRKPVTGAMLADALDELTAPRT; encoded by the coding sequence GTGACCGTGGGCGTCGGTGTCGCGGCGTTGACGCGGTTCGGCCGCGGCCTGCGCGCGTGCGCCGGCGCGGCCGCGCTGGCGTGGGCGCTGTGCGCCGCGCCGGCCAGCGCCGGCCTGCCGGAAACGCCGCGTCCGCGCCAGCTCACCGTCGCCGACGGCCTGCCGTCGAACACCATCAACCGCATCGCCGAAGACCGCCACGGCTATCTGTGGATCGCCACCAGCGAAGGCCTGGCGCGTTACGACGGCACCGGCTACCGGATCTGGCAGCGCGAGCAGGGCCTGCGCGACAACTTCGTGTGGGCGGTGCACGTCGACGCGCGCAACCGGGTCTGGGTCGGCACCGCCCAGGCCGGCCTGGCGATGCTCGATCCGCAGCGCAAGCGCTGGACCTATTTCGACCGCAGCAACACCCCGGGCCTGGCCGACGACTGCGTGTGGTCGATCGCCTCCACCGCCGACGGCGCGCTGTGGTTCGGCACCGAGCGCGGCGGCCTGTACCGCATGGACGACAGCGGCAAGCTGCAGCGCTTCATGCCGCGCGCGGGCGACCCGCGCAGCCTGCCCGGCGAAGGCGTCATCAGCCTCAACGTCGCCCCCGACGGCGCCTTGTGGGCCGGCACCCGCGGCGGCGCGGCGCGCTGGACCGGCCACGATTTCGAACGCGTGCCCGACGGCGCGCTGAAGACCAATCTGATCAATTCGGTCGGCTTCGAGCGCGACGGCACGGTCTGGTTCTCGACCACCGGCGGCGCCGGCGTGCGCCTGCCCGACGGCCGCTACCGCGCCGATCCGTGGGCCGCGTTCGCGCCGAAGCTGCGGGTCATGGGCGTGCTGCACCGCGACCGCACCGGGCAGTACTGGTTCGACCTGCCGCAAGGCCTCGGCGTCGGCGGGCCCGACGGCATCGAGGTGGTGCCGTTGTTCAGCGCGACCAGCCAGGGCGTGGTGCGGCCGAACTGGACCGGCGCCTACGAGGACCGCGAAGGCGGGCTGTGGTTCGGCAGCAGCGGCTACGGCCTGTGGTATCTGCCGCCGAACTGGCGCCAGTTCTCGGTGCTGAGCCGGCGCCTCGGCGACCCGGCCAGCCTCGCCAACGGCGACGTGCGCGCGATCGCGCCGGCCGCCGACGGCGACATGTGGCTGGTCGGCTCCGGCGCGGTGCTCGACAAGCTCAATCCGGAAACCGGCGCGGTCGAGCATTTCGCCAAGAACTTCAGCGACGGCTTCATTCCGGCGCATGTGCTCGCCGACCGCCGCGGCAAGGTCTGGATCAGCTACTACAGCGGTCTGGTGCGGATCGACCCGGCCACCCGCGCGACCCGCACCTGGCACCTGGACCGCGGCGACGACCGCATGATCGACGGCTCGATCGACCTGATCGAAAGCGGCGATCTGATCTGGCTGATCGGCAGCGCCGGGGTGTTGCAGGCGCGCGACGGCGAAGGCCGGATCCGCGAAACCCTGCGCGCCGGCGAGCGCGGACTGCCGGCCAGCGTGGTGGTGCCGGTCGGCGGCCACGGCCCCGACGGCGAACTGTGGCTGGCCGCCGGCCCCGCGCTGCTGCGCTGGGACGCGCGCGAACGCCGGTTCGTGCCGGTGCCCGGATTGCCGCGCGGCACCGCGGTGCAGCACTTCGTGTTCGCCGACCGCGAGCGCATGTGGGTCGGCGGCTTCGGCACGCTCGACGCCTACCGCTGGGACGGCGCGCGCCTGCACCGCGAGTTCGGCATGGACCTGCGCGACGGCCTGCCGGCGGCGGAAGCGCGCGGCCTCAGCGTCGACGCCAACGGCCTGGTGTGGATGACCAGCAAGCGCGGTCTGGTCCGGGTCGATCCGTTCGCGCGCACGGCGCGGGTGTACGGGGTCAAGGACGGCCTGCCGAGCCAGGAATTCTCGCGCGCGCCGGTCGCGCGCCGCGGCGACGGCCGCCTGCTGATCGGCAGCCCCGAAGGCGTGGTGCTGTTCGATCCGGCGATGGTCAAGCCGATCCGCGCGGCGCCGACGCTGATCGTGGAAAGCATCGAAGTGCGCCGCGGCAGCCGCAAGGTCGCCTTCGCCACCGAAGACGCCGATGCGCGCAAGGCCTTGCCGGGCAAGATCCCGGCGGTGACCGTCGCCGACGGCGACCGCGACCTGCGCGTGGTCGCGCGGCTGCTGTCGTTCAACAACTCGCAGAGCAACCGCTACCGTTTCCGCCTGAGCCGCTTCGATCCGGGCTGGGTCGACGTCGGCGCCAGCGGCGAGCGCGTGTTCTCGCAGCTCTCGCCGGGCGACTACCGCCTGCAGGTGATGGCCAAGACCGCCGACAACGTGTGGACGCCGCCGCTGACGATCAATCTGCACGTGGACTCGCCGTGGTGGTGGAGCTGGTGGGCGGTGGTCGCCGCGGTCGCGCTGCTGGCGCTGGCGTTGGCGTGGATCCTGATGGCGCACCGCAACCGCCTGCAACGGCGGCTGGCGTGGCAGCGCGCCGAGCACGAGCGCGAAGTGGCCAAGCAGGCGTCGCTGGCGAAGACCCGGTTCCTGGCGACGCTGGGGCATGAGGTGCGCACGCCGATGACCGGCGTGCTCGGCATGAGCGAGTTGTTGCTGGATACGCCTTTGGATCAAAAGCAGCGGGGCTACACGGAATCTATTAGACGCGCTGGCGAACACCTCTTACGGTTGGTCAACGATGCGCTGGACCTGGCCCGGATCGAATCGGGCAAGCTCGAATTGGCGCACGAACCGTTCGACCTGCGCGCGCTGGTCGCGCAGGCGGCCGACCTGATGCAGCCGCTGGCGCAGCAGCGCGGCCTGCGCTTCGACGTGGACATCGCCGCCGACGCGCCGCGCGGACTGCGCGGCGACGCCAGCCGGGTCTGCCAGATCCTGCTGAACCTGCTCGGCAACGCGATCAAGTTCACCGACCAGGGCTCGGTCAGCCTGCGGGTCGAGCGGCTGACCCCGCAGGGCGTGCGTTTCCAGGTCGCCGACACCGGCCCGGGCATCGACGAAGAACAAAAACAGCGACTGTTCCGCCGCTTCGAACAGGCCGAAGGCGCGCGCACCGCGGCGCGCTACGGCGGCAGCGGCCTCGGGCTGGCGATCAGCCAGGAACTGGCCGCGGCGATGGAAGGCGAAATCAGGGTCTACAGCGAACCCGGCCTGGGCGCGCGCTTCGTGTTCGACCTGCCGCTGGCCTACGCCGAACCGCCGGCCGGCGCCGGCGGCGCGGGCGCGCGGGTGCCGCCGCGCCCGCATGCGGGGCCGCTGGCGATCCTGCTGGTCGAAGACGACGCCACCGTGGCCGAAGTCATCGCCGGCCTGCTGCGCACCCAGGGCCATCGCGTGACCCATGTCGGCAACGGCCTGGCGGCGCTCGCGGAAACCGCGACCGCGCGCTACGACATCGCCCTGCTGGACCTGGACCTGCCCGGCATCAACGGCCTCGACTTGGCGCGGCAACTGCGCGCGCAGGGCTTCGTCCAACCCTTGGTCGCGGTGACCGCGCGCGCCGACGCCGACGCCGAACCGCAGGCCGCGGACGCTGGTTTCGACCGGTTCGTGCGCAAGCCGGTGACCGGCGCGATGTTGGCCGATGCGCTCGACGAGCTGACCGCGCCGCGTACCTGA